In one window of Rhodopseudomonas palustris HaA2 DNA:
- a CDS encoding DUF1330 domain-containing protein has protein sequence MAKGYWVARIDVHDLDGYKRDYVAHNGVVFAKYGAKFLTRGGTYEAHEGPSRSRNVVIEFADYATALACYHSPEYQALIKARAPYSQGEIVIVEGYDGPQPQA, from the coding sequence ATGGCCAAAGGCTACTGGGTCGCACGGATCGACGTGCACGATCTCGACGGCTACAAGCGCGACTACGTCGCCCATAACGGCGTGGTGTTCGCCAAATACGGCGCGAAGTTCCTGACCCGCGGCGGCACCTACGAGGCGCATGAAGGCCCGTCGCGCTCGCGCAACGTCGTGATCGAGTTCGCGGACTATGCGACAGCGCTCGCCTGCTATCACTCGCCGGAGTATCAGGCGCTGATCAAGGCGCGCGCGCCGTATTCGCAGGGCGAGATCGTCATCGTCGAGGGCTATGACGGGCCGCAGCCGCAGGCCTGA
- the dapB gene encoding 4-hydroxy-tetrahydrodipicolinate reductase — protein MSDMRLIVAGAGGRMGRALTRAISETKGVVLTGALEAPGSELLGQDAGVLAGLPANGVELSADLWTLSANADGILDFTVPGATIANVAIAAQRGIVHVIGTTGLSSSDNAVIQSVTRQAIVVKSGNMSLGVNLLAALTKRVAQSLGDNFDIEIVEMHHRAKIDAPSGTALLLGEAAALGRGVDLDSHSARGRDGLTGARKTGDIGFASLRGGTVTGDHSVIFAGPYERIELAHKAEDRMIFAHGALKAAQWAHGKKPGLYSMMDVLGLAEF, from the coding sequence ATGTCCGATATGCGCCTGATCGTTGCCGGGGCCGGTGGCCGGATGGGCCGTGCGCTGACGCGCGCCATTTCCGAGACCAAAGGCGTCGTGCTCACCGGCGCGCTGGAAGCGCCCGGCTCCGAACTGCTGGGCCAGGATGCCGGAGTCCTCGCCGGCCTGCCCGCCAACGGCGTCGAATTGTCGGCCGATCTATGGACGCTGTCGGCGAACGCCGATGGCATCCTGGATTTCACCGTGCCGGGCGCGACCATCGCCAATGTGGCGATCGCGGCGCAGCGCGGCATCGTCCATGTGATCGGCACCACCGGCCTGTCGTCCTCCGACAATGCGGTGATCCAGAGCGTCACCCGGCAGGCCATCGTGGTGAAGTCCGGCAATATGAGCCTCGGCGTCAATCTGCTGGCGGCGCTGACCAAGCGCGTGGCGCAATCGCTCGGCGACAATTTCGACATCGAGATCGTCGAGATGCACCACCGCGCCAAGATCGACGCGCCGTCCGGCACCGCGCTGCTGCTCGGCGAAGCCGCCGCCCTGGGCCGTGGCGTCGATCTCGACAGCCATTCGGCACGCGGCCGCGACGGCCTCACCGGCGCGCGCAAGACCGGCGATATCGGTTTCGCGTCCTTGCGCGGCGGTACCGTCACCGGCGATCACAGCGTGATCTTCGCCGGGCCCTATGAGCGGATCGAGCTGGCCCACAAGGCCGAGGACCGCATGATCTTCGCCCATGGCGCGCTGAAGGCGGCGCAATGGGCGCACGGCAAGAAGCCCGGCCTGTATTCGATGATGGACGTACTCGGGCTCGCCGAATTCTAG
- the gpmI gene encoding 2,3-bisphosphoglycerate-independent phosphoglycerate mutase: protein MQSRRPVMLVILDGWGWREDPADNAVLQANTPTFDALWTNGPHAFLRTSGKSVGLPNGQMGNSEVGHLNIGAGRVVMQDLPRISDAIASGEIERAPELLAFIEKLRASGGTCHLMGLVSPGGVHSLQDHACALAKILDKAGIPTVLHAFTDGRDTPPQSAVDDIARLRADLPPNVPIATVSGRYYAMDRDNRWDRVGKAYKVIAEADGPRFADADAVVAAGYASGVNDEFIVPAVVGDYQGLRDGDGVLCFNFRADRVREILAALLDPAFAGFPRKRVLKIAAAAGMTQYSTALDALMRTIFPPQSLVNGLGQVVAATGRHQLRMAETEKYPHVTYFLNGGEEVPYPGEDRIMVPSPKVATYDLQPEMSAPELGDKAVEAINSGKYDLIILNFANPDMVGHTGSLPAAIKAVETVDAQLGRIVAAIRASGGALLVTADHGNCEMMRDPVTGGPHTAHTTNPVPVLLVGDNGPLADGQLSDLAPTLLKLMDLPQPAEMTGKSLIG from the coding sequence ATGCAGTCCCGTCGCCCCGTGATGCTCGTGATTCTCGATGGCTGGGGATGGCGCGAGGATCCGGCCGACAACGCGGTGCTGCAGGCCAACACGCCCACCTTCGACGCGCTGTGGACGAACGGCCCGCACGCCTTTCTGCGCACCTCCGGCAAATCGGTCGGCCTGCCGAACGGCCAGATGGGCAATTCCGAGGTCGGCCATCTCAATATCGGCGCCGGCCGGGTGGTGATGCAGGATCTGCCGCGGATCAGCGACGCCATCGCCAGCGGCGAGATCGAGCGGGCGCCCGAATTGCTGGCCTTCATCGAAAAATTGCGCGCCAGCGGCGGCACCTGCCATCTGATGGGCCTGGTGTCGCCCGGCGGCGTGCATTCGCTGCAGGACCACGCTTGCGCGCTGGCGAAGATCTTGGACAAGGCCGGAATCCCGACCGTCCTGCACGCCTTCACTGACGGCCGCGATACGCCGCCGCAATCCGCTGTCGACGACATCGCCCGGCTGCGCGCCGACCTGCCGCCGAACGTGCCGATCGCCACCGTCAGCGGTCGCTATTACGCGATGGACCGCGACAACCGATGGGACCGCGTCGGCAAGGCCTACAAGGTGATCGCCGAGGCCGACGGACCACGGTTTGCGGACGCCGATGCGGTGGTTGCCGCCGGCTATGCGTCCGGGGTCAATGACGAATTCATCGTGCCCGCCGTGGTCGGCGACTACCAGGGCCTACGCGACGGCGACGGCGTGCTGTGCTTCAACTTCCGCGCCGACCGGGTGCGCGAAATCCTTGCGGCCCTGCTCGATCCGGCCTTCGCCGGCTTCCCGCGCAAGCGCGTGCTGAAGATCGCCGCGGCCGCCGGCATGACGCAGTACTCGACCGCGCTGGATGCCTTGATGCGCACGATCTTTCCGCCGCAGAGCCTTGTGAATGGCCTCGGCCAGGTGGTCGCCGCCACCGGCCGGCATCAGTTGCGGATGGCGGAGACCGAGAAATATCCGCACGTCACCTACTTCCTCAATGGTGGCGAGGAGGTGCCTTATCCGGGCGAAGACCGCATCATGGTGCCCTCGCCGAAGGTCGCGACCTACGATCTGCAGCCGGAAATGTCGGCGCCCGAACTCGGCGACAAGGCGGTCGAGGCGATTAATTCCGGCAAATACGACCTGATCATCCTCAACTTCGCCAATCCCGACATGGTCGGGCATACCGGCAGCCTGCCGGCGGCGATCAAGGCGGTCGAGACGGTCGACGCCCAGCTCGGCCGCATCGTCGCGGCGATCCGCGCGTCCGGCGGCGCGCTGCTGGTCACCGCCGATCACGGCAATTGCGAAATGATGCGCGATCCGGTCACCGGCGGCCCGCACACCGCGCACACCACCAATCCGGTGCCGGTGCTGCTGGTGGGTGATAACGGTCCGCTGGCTGACGGCCAGCTGTCCGACCTCGCGCCGACGCTGCTGAAGCTGATGGATCTGCCGCAACCCGCGGAGATGACCGGCAAATCGCTGATCGGGTAG
- a CDS encoding methylated-DNA--[protein]-cysteine S-methyltransferase, with protein MMNLALADHRLTKPGPRDTALADYDAVRRAIAFISQKWKTQPTVEAIADAAGLTPDELHHLFRRWAGLTPKAFMQALTLDHAKSLLRGSASVLDAALDSGLSGPGRLHDLFVTHEAMSPGEWKSGGAGLTLRYGYHPSPFGTAVVIASERGLAGLAFADPGGEEAAFMDLQQRWPRATCIADQAFTAPFAQRVFDPVQWRPEQPLRVVLIGTDFEVRVWETLLKIPMGRALCYSDIAHRIASPKASRAVGAAIGKNPISFVVPCHRALGKTGALTGYHWGLTRKQAMIGWEAGRLGAG; from the coding sequence ATGATGAATCTCGCCCTCGCCGATCACCGCCTCACCAAACCCGGCCCGCGCGACACCGCGCTCGCCGATTACGACGCGGTGCGCCGCGCTATCGCGTTCATCTCGCAGAAGTGGAAAACGCAGCCGACCGTCGAGGCGATCGCCGACGCGGCCGGGCTGACGCCCGACGAACTGCACCATCTGTTCCGGCGCTGGGCCGGGCTGACGCCGAAGGCGTTCATGCAGGCGCTGACGCTCGACCATGCCAAATCGCTGCTGCGCGGCTCCGCCAGCGTGCTCGACGCGGCATTGGACTCCGGCCTGTCCGGCCCCGGCCGGCTGCACGATCTGTTCGTCACCCATGAGGCGATGTCGCCGGGCGAGTGGAAGAGTGGCGGCGCGGGCCTGACGCTGCGCTACGGCTATCACCCCTCGCCGTTCGGCACCGCCGTGGTGATCGCCTCCGAGCGCGGCCTCGCCGGCCTTGCTTTCGCCGATCCGGGCGGCGAGGAGGCGGCTTTCATGGACCTGCAGCAGCGCTGGCCGCGCGCCACCTGCATCGCCGATCAGGCGTTCACCGCGCCCTTCGCGCAGCGCGTGTTCGACCCGGTGCAATGGCGGCCCGAACAGCCGCTGCGGGTGGTGCTGATCGGCACCGATTTCGAGGTCCGCGTCTGGGAAACGCTGCTGAAGATCCCGATGGGACGGGCGCTGTGCTACTCCGACATCGCCCACCGGATCGCCTCGCCGAAGGCCTCGCGCGCGGTCGGCGCCGCGATCGGCAAGAACCCGATCTCGTTTGTGGTGCCTTGCCACCGCGCGCTCGGTAAAACCGGCGCCCTCACCGGCTATCATTGGGGCCTGACCCGCAAACAGGCGATGATCGGCTGGGAGGCGGGGCGGCTCGGGGCGGGCTGA
- a CDS encoding DUF2244 domain-containing protein — protein MTTDSDLDPDRAEPKLFSALLTPHRALSHKAFLVLMGFLGTISFAAGLGFWMIGAWPVFGFFGLDLLAIYIAFKVVFARGRATEEISMTPSELRVRRTSPRGQVAEWVLNPLWVRLEKIVHAEFGIEQLYLVSSGRRVSVASFLGAEEKASFANALTAALEAARRGPSYQS, from the coding sequence ATGACGACAGACAGCGATCTTGATCCGGATCGGGCCGAGCCGAAACTGTTTTCGGCGCTGCTGACGCCGCATCGCGCCTTGAGTCACAAGGCTTTTCTGGTGCTGATGGGATTCCTCGGCACGATCAGCTTCGCCGCCGGCCTCGGCTTCTGGATGATCGGCGCCTGGCCGGTGTTCGGCTTCTTCGGCCTCGATCTGCTGGCGATCTATATCGCCTTCAAAGTGGTCTTCGCCCGCGGCCGCGCCACCGAGGAAATCTCGATGACTCCCAGTGAGTTACGGGTCCGCCGCACGTCGCCGCGCGGGCAGGTCGCCGAATGGGTGCTGAACCCGCTCTGGGTCCGGCTGGAGAAGATCGTGCATGCCGAGTTCGGCATCGAGCAGCTCTATCTGGTCTCCTCCGGCCGCCGCGTCAGCGTCGCGAGCTTTCTCGGCGCGGAAGAAAAAGCGAGCTTCGCCAACGCTTTGACAGCAGCCTTGGAGGCCGCCCGGCGCGGCCCGTCGTATCAATCCTGA
- the nth gene encoding endonuclease III: protein MSKITRRVAAPAAPRTAKTTPKSLAANPGQTGGKPAKPPKRPRRWTPDEVREAFTRFARANPEPKGELEHLNPFTLLVAVVLSAQATDAGVNKATRSLFAIADTPAKMLALGEERVREHIKTIGLFRTKAKNVIALSQKLLSDFGGQVPSTRAELETLPGAGRKTANVVLNMAFGQPTMAVDTHVFRVGNRTGLAPGDTPLAVELGLEKAIPPEFMQHAHHWLILHGRYTCLARKPRCEVCLIVDLCRWPEKSV from the coding sequence ATGTCGAAAATCACCCGCCGCGTGGCCGCTCCCGCCGCCCCGAGAACCGCCAAGACTACCCCGAAAAGCCTTGCGGCAAACCCGGGGCAAACCGGAGGCAAACCTGCGAAGCCGCCAAAACGCCCCCGCCGCTGGACTCCAGACGAGGTTCGCGAGGCTTTCACCCGCTTCGCCCGCGCCAACCCGGAGCCGAAGGGTGAGCTCGAACATCTCAACCCGTTCACCCTGCTGGTCGCGGTCGTGTTGTCGGCGCAGGCGACCGATGCCGGCGTCAACAAGGCGACTCGGAGTTTGTTCGCGATCGCCGATACGCCGGCCAAGATGCTGGCGCTCGGCGAGGAGCGGGTGCGGGAGCATATCAAGACCATCGGCCTGTTTCGCACCAAGGCGAAAAACGTGATTGCGCTGTCGCAAAAACTGCTCTCCGACTTTGGTGGGCAAGTCCCAAGCACGCGCGCCGAGCTGGAGACGTTGCCGGGGGCGGGCCGCAAGACCGCCAATGTGGTGCTCAACATGGCGTTCGGTCAGCCCACCATGGCGGTCGATACCCATGTGTTTCGCGTCGGCAACCGCACCGGGCTCGCGCCCGGCGACACGCCGCTCGCGGTCGAACTCGGGCTCGAGAAGGCGATCCCGCCGGAGTTCATGCAGCACGCGCACCATTGGCTGATCCTGCACGGCCGCTACACCTGCCTGGCCCGCAAGCCGCGCTGCGAGGTCTGCCTGATCGTCGATCTGTGCAGGTGGCCGGAGAAAAGTGTGTAG
- a CDS encoding S10 family peptidase: MSMSPGFARRVALALILLATTAALAPARAQDASPPATAQSKPAPADAEQHKLPADSTTRHTLALPGRSLSFTATAGSIRLFNDKGEPQADIATTAYQLDNTEARTRPVTFVFNGGPGASSAWLQLGAAGPWRLPMAGDAAVASATPALQPNAETWLDVTDLVFIDPVGTGYSRFVASGDDVRKQFYSVDGDVAAIALVIRRWLEKHDRLLSPKYVAGESYGGIRGPRVVRNLQTRQGIGVKGLILVSPLLDFREYSGSSLLQYVARLPTMAAAARQRKGPVTRADLADVESYARGEFITDLLKGQADQAATQRLADRVAASSGIDPAVSRRLAGRLDTSEFQREFDRANGKVTGRFDASVLGFDPFPDSSDAQFSDPSSESLIAPLTSAAMELTRNMLQWRPSGSYHLLNGAVSQQWDFGRGRSPVESVTQLREILAVDPKLQVLVTHGLFDLATPYFGSVVAIDQLPPFASKRIRLVTWPGGHMTYARDDARKALRGEVGAMMK, from the coding sequence ATGTCGATGTCGCCCGGATTCGCCCGCCGCGTCGCGCTGGCGCTGATACTTCTCGCAACCACCGCAGCGCTCGCTCCGGCCCGTGCCCAGGACGCCTCGCCCCCGGCCACCGCGCAAAGCAAACCCGCGCCCGCCGACGCCGAGCAGCACAAGCTGCCCGCCGATTCGACGACCAGACACACGCTGGCGCTGCCCGGCCGCAGCCTGTCCTTCACCGCCACCGCCGGATCGATCCGGCTGTTCAACGACAAGGGCGAGCCGCAGGCCGATATCGCCACCACGGCCTATCAGCTCGACAATACCGAGGCGCGGACGCGGCCGGTGACCTTCGTGTTCAACGGCGGGCCGGGCGCTTCCTCGGCCTGGCTGCAGCTCGGCGCGGCGGGGCCGTGGCGGCTGCCGATGGCCGGCGACGCCGCAGTCGCTTCGGCGACGCCGGCGCTGCAGCCGAATGCCGAGACCTGGCTCGACGTCACCGACCTCGTCTTCATCGATCCGGTCGGCACCGGCTACAGCCGTTTCGTCGCCAGCGGCGACGACGTGCGCAAGCAGTTCTATTCGGTCGACGGCGATGTCGCCGCGATCGCGCTGGTGATCCGGCGCTGGCTGGAGAAGCACGACCGGCTGCTGTCGCCCAAATACGTCGCCGGCGAAAGCTATGGCGGCATTCGCGGCCCGCGCGTGGTGCGCAATCTGCAGACCCGCCAAGGCATCGGCGTCAAGGGGCTGATCCTGGTGTCGCCCTTGCTCGACTTCCGCGAATACTCCGGATCGAGCCTGCTGCAATACGTCGCCAGGCTGCCGACCATGGCGGCGGCGGCGCGGCAGCGAAAGGGTCCGGTCACCCGCGCCGATCTCGCCGACGTCGAGAGCTACGCGCGCGGCGAATTCATCACCGATCTGCTCAAGGGGCAGGCCGACCAGGCCGCCACCCAGCGCCTCGCCGATCGCGTCGCGGCCTCGAGCGGGATCGATCCCGCCGTCAGCCGCAGGCTCGCCGGCCGGCTCGATACCAGCGAATTCCAGCGCGAGTTCGATCGGGCGAACGGCAAGGTCACCGGCCGGTTCGACGCCTCGGTGCTGGGCTTCGATCCGTTTCCGGATTCCAGCGACGCGCAGTTCAGCGACCCGTCGTCGGAATCGCTGATCGCGCCGCTCACCAGCGCCGCGATGGAGCTGACCCGCAACATGCTGCAATGGCGCCCGAGCGGCTCGTATCATCTGCTCAACGGCGCGGTGTCGCAGCAATGGGATTTCGGCCGCGGCCGCAGCCCGGTCGAATCGGTTACGCAGCTGCGCGAAATTCTCGCGGTCGACCCGAAGCTGCAGGTGCTGGTGACGCACGGCCTGTTCGACCTCGCCACGCCGTATTTCGGCAGCGTCGTCGCCATCGATCAGTTGCCGCCATTCGCATCGAAGCGGATCAGGCTCGTCACCTGGCCCGGCGGCCACATGACCTACGCCCGCGACGACGCCCGCAAAGCGCTGCGCGGCGAGGTCGGGGCGATGATGAAATAA
- the glgA gene encoding glycogen synthase GlgA yields the protein MSALTALSIASEIFPLIKTGGLADVTGALPTALKPHGIAMRTLVPGYPAVLGGIENPQQVHSFADFFGGSARLLAARCDELELLVLDAPHLYVRPGNPYVGPDGKDWPDNALRFAALAQAGAAIGQGLLLGYAPDILHAHDWQTGLVPAYLAYSGRPAPKCVFTIHNLAYQGQFPYELLTRIGLPERAFSLDGVEYYGGIGYLKAGLQLADRITTVSPTYALEIQGPDAGMGLEGLLRLRADRLSGILNGIDTRVWDPTADELIPATYDIETIGARARNKQALQSRFGLRNAPDALLYGVISRLSWQKGLDMLLDVLPGMLAEGAQLALLGAGDTPLEQGFRAAALKYPGQVGAVIGYDEALAHQIQAGADALLVPSRFEPCGLTQLCALRYGAVPVVARVGGLADTVVDANEMAIATGVATGVQFSPVTAQMLAKALTKTAALHADHAAWRNLQINGMTTDVSWKNPAQHYARLYRELIDA from the coding sequence ATGAGCGCGCTGACGGCGCTGTCGATCGCATCGGAAATCTTCCCGCTGATCAAGACCGGCGGCCTCGCCGACGTCACCGGCGCGCTGCCGACCGCGCTGAAGCCGCACGGCATCGCGATGCGCACGCTGGTGCCGGGCTATCCGGCGGTGCTCGGCGGCATCGAGAACCCGCAACAGGTCCACAGCTTCGCGGATTTCTTCGGCGGCAGCGCGCGGCTGCTGGCGGCGCGCTGCGACGAACTCGAGCTCTTGGTGCTGGACGCGCCGCATCTCTATGTCCGCCCCGGCAATCCCTATGTGGGCCCCGACGGCAAGGACTGGCCCGACAATGCCCTGCGCTTCGCCGCGCTGGCGCAGGCCGGGGCCGCGATCGGGCAGGGCCTGCTGCTGGGCTATGCGCCGGACATTCTGCACGCGCACGACTGGCAGACCGGCCTGGTGCCGGCCTATCTGGCCTATAGCGGCCGGCCGGCGCCGAAATGCGTCTTTACCATCCACAATCTCGCTTATCAGGGCCAGTTTCCCTATGAGCTGCTGACCAGGATCGGGCTGCCCGAGCGCGCTTTCAGCCTCGACGGCGTCGAGTATTACGGCGGCATCGGCTATCTGAAGGCCGGGCTGCAACTCGCCGACCGCATCACCACGGTGTCGCCGACCTACGCGCTGGAGATTCAGGGCCCGGATGCCGGCATGGGGCTCGAAGGCCTGCTGCGGCTGCGCGCCGACCGGCTCAGCGGCATCCTCAACGGCATCGACACCAGGGTCTGGGATCCCACGGCCGACGAACTGATCCCCGCGACCTACGACATCGAGACGATCGGGGCGCGCGCCCGCAACAAGCAGGCGCTGCAGAGCCGCTTCGGCCTGCGCAACGCACCGGATGCGCTGCTGTACGGCGTGATCAGCCGGCTGTCCTGGCAGAAGGGCCTCGATATGCTGCTCGACGTGCTGCCGGGAATGCTGGCCGAGGGCGCGCAGCTGGCGCTGCTCGGCGCCGGCGATACGCCGCTGGAACAGGGTTTTCGCGCCGCGGCGCTGAAATACCCGGGGCAGGTCGGCGCCGTGATCGGCTATGACGAAGCGCTGGCGCACCAGATCCAGGCCGGCGCCGACGCGCTGCTGGTGCCGTCGCGGTTCGAGCCCTGCGGCCTGACCCAGCTCTGCGCGCTGCGCTACGGCGCGGTGCCGGTGGTGGCGCGGGTCGGCGGGCTCGCCGATACGGTGGTGGACGCCAACGAGATGGCGATCGCCACAGGCGTCGCGACCGGGGTGCAGTTCTCGCCGGTGACCGCGCAGATGCTGGCGAAGGCGCTGACCAAGACCGCCGCGCTCCACGCCGACCACGCCGCCTGGCGCAACCTTCAAATCAACGGCATGACCACCGACGTGTCGTGGAAGAACCCGGCGCAGCATTACGCCCGGCTGTATCGCGAGCTGATCGACGCCTGA
- the glgC gene encoding glucose-1-phosphate adenylyltransferase, with the protein MSNGVTAPLARHAMAYVLAGGRGSRLMELTDRRAKPAVYFGGKSRIIDFALSNALNSGIRRIAVATQYKAHSLIRHLQRGWNFFRPERNESFDILPASQRVSDDMWYRGTADAVYQNIDIIESYDPKFIVLLAGDHVYKMDYEKMLQQHVEQGADVTVGCLEVARSEATAFGVMHVDAKDVIQSFLEKPADPPAMPGKPDRALVSMGIYVFDTKFLIEELHRDAANPNSSHDFGKDIIPYIVQHGKAVAHHFDKSCRRSHAEDTSYWRDAGTVDAYWAANIDLTDIVPQLDLYDREWPIWTYGEITPPAKFVHDKDGRRGEAVSSLVSGGCIISGAALRHTLLFTGVRVHSYSQVEGAVILPYADIARSCRLKNVVVDAEVRIPDGLVVGEDPELDARRFRRTDSGICLITQPMIDRLDQ; encoded by the coding sequence ATGAGTAACGGTGTTACCGCTCCGCTCGCCCGCCACGCCATGGCCTATGTGCTGGCAGGGGGCCGCGGCAGCCGGTTGATGGAGCTGACCGATCGCCGCGCCAAGCCGGCGGTGTATTTCGGCGGCAAATCGCGCATCATCGATTTCGCGCTGTCCAATGCGCTGAATTCCGGCATCCGCCGCATTGCGGTGGCGACGCAATACAAGGCGCACAGCCTGATCCGGCATCTGCAGCGCGGCTGGAACTTCTTCCGGCCGGAGCGCAACGAAAGCTTCGACATCCTGCCAGCGAGCCAGCGCGTCTCCGACGACATGTGGTATCGGGGAACGGCCGATGCGGTGTATCAGAACATCGACATCATCGAGAGCTACGATCCGAAGTTCATCGTGCTCCTGGCCGGCGACCACGTCTACAAGATGGACTACGAGAAGATGCTGCAGCAGCACGTCGAGCAGGGCGCCGACGTCACCGTCGGCTGTCTCGAAGTGGCGCGCAGCGAGGCGACCGCCTTCGGCGTGATGCATGTCGACGCCAAGGACGTGATCCAGAGCTTCCTGGAGAAGCCCGCCGACCCGCCGGCGATGCCGGGCAAGCCCGACAGGGCGCTGGTCAGCATGGGCATCTACGTGTTCGACACCAAATTCCTGATCGAGGAATTGCATCGCGACGCCGCCAATCCGAACTCGTCGCACGATTTCGGCAAGGACATCATCCCCTACATCGTCCAGCACGGCAAAGCGGTCGCGCATCATTTCGACAAATCCTGCCGCCGCTCGCATGCCGAGGACACCAGCTACTGGCGTGACGCCGGCACCGTCGATGCGTATTGGGCCGCCAATATCGACCTCACCGACATCGTGCCGCAGCTCGATCTGTACGACCGCGAATGGCCGATCTGGACCTATGGGGAGATCACCCCGCCGGCGAAATTCGTCCACGACAAGGACGGCCGCCGCGGCGAGGCGGTGTCGTCGCTGGTGTCGGGCGGCTGCATCATCTCCGGCGCGGCGTTGCGGCATACGCTGCTGTTCACCGGCGTGCGGGTGCACTCCTATTCGCAGGTCGAGGGCGCGGTGATCCTGCCCTATGCGGACATCGCCCGCTCGTGCCGGCTCAAGAACGTGGTGGTCGATGCCGAAGTGCGGATCCCGGACGGGCTGGTGGTCGGCGAGGACCCCGAGCTCGACGCCAGGCGATTCAGGCGCACCGACAGCGGCATCTGCCTGATCACCCAGCCGATGATCGACAGGCTCGACCAATGA